The Halorhabdus sp. BNX81 genome includes a region encoding these proteins:
- the heR gene encoding heliorhodopsin HeR: MATSDASDWNLRRFNAAMAVLHFVQGALMVYLSSSREWTITAVYQEFDTTTETLSPVMESIGTIELAYLAAGFLFISAIAHALISTVLYDRYVAYLEQGMNPYRWYEYAVSASLMIVLIAMLAGVWDLGTLIALFGLVAVMNLCGLVMERHNRLTGETDWSAFVVGSLAGIVPWIAIAVTIIGTFTFGEGSPPDFVIVIYVSLFVLFNLFAINMLLQYRGVWKWKDYLFGEVGYIVLSLVAKSLLAWQVYFGALNSPV; the protein is encoded by the coding sequence ATGGCTACATCAGACGCCAGCGACTGGAATCTTCGACGGTTCAACGCGGCGATGGCCGTCCTGCACTTCGTCCAGGGCGCGCTGATGGTCTACCTGAGCTCCTCCCGGGAGTGGACGATCACAGCCGTCTACCAGGAGTTCGATACGACCACCGAGACACTCTCGCCCGTTATGGAGTCGATCGGGACCATCGAACTCGCGTATCTGGCCGCCGGGTTCCTGTTCATCTCCGCGATCGCACACGCATTGATTTCGACGGTGCTGTACGATCGGTACGTCGCCTATCTGGAGCAGGGGATGAACCCCTACAGATGGTACGAGTACGCCGTCAGCGCGTCGCTGATGATCGTCCTGATCGCGATGCTCGCCGGGGTCTGGGATCTGGGCACGCTGATCGCGCTGTTCGGCCTGGTCGCCGTGATGAACCTCTGTGGGCTGGTGATGGAACGCCACAACCGACTGACCGGGGAAACGGACTGGAGCGCCTTCGTCGTCGGTTCGCTGGCCGGGATCGTCCCCTGGATCGCGATTGCCGTCACCATCATCGGCACCTTCACTTTCGGCGAGGGGAGCCCGCCGGACTTCGTGATCGTGATCTACGTCTCACTCTTTGTCCTGTTCAACCTCTTTGCGATCAACATGCTGTTGCAGTACCGGGGCGTCTGGAAGTGGAAAGACTACCTCTTCGGCGAAGTCGGCTACATCGTCTTGAGTCTCGTCGCGAAGTCACTGCTGGCCTGGCAGGTGTACTTCGGCGCGCTGAACTCGCCGGTGTAG
- a CDS encoding response regulator, with amino-acid sequence MSETGQPVEILLAEDNPGDAKLTQKAFEEGNILNNLHVVEDGAEAMDFLNQRGEYAEKTRPDLVLLDLNMPKKDGWDVLEEINDDPELRRIPVIVLTSSEAESDIVKSYDLQANAYLSKPVDYSGFMDVVRSLEEFWLSVVKMPPK; translated from the coding sequence ATGAGTGAGACCGGCCAGCCGGTCGAGATCCTCCTCGCGGAGGACAACCCGGGGGACGCCAAACTCACCCAGAAGGCCTTCGAGGAGGGGAACATCCTCAACAATCTCCACGTCGTCGAAGACGGTGCCGAGGCGATGGACTTCCTCAACCAGCGCGGCGAGTACGCCGAGAAGACGCGACCTGATCTGGTGTTGCTCGACCTCAACATGCCGAAAAAAGATGGTTGGGACGTCCTCGAAGAGATCAACGACGACCCGGAACTGCGCCGGATCCCCGTGATCGTGCTCACGAGTTCCGAAGCCGAGTCGGACATCGTGAAATCATACGACCTGCAGGCCAACGCCTACCTGAGCAAGCCCGTCGATTACTCGGGGTTCATGGACGTCGTCAGGAGCTTAGAGGAGTTCTGGCTATCAGTCGTCAAGATGCCACCGAAGTGA
- a CDS encoding hybrid sensor histidine kinase/response regulator has translation MPDAGTSIDVLLIEDNPGDARLVEHHLNESHVADIVGDVTLEHEETLAEGLRAIETGRHDILFLDLGLPESTGLATLGTVQDEDPRVPIVVLTGLDDRETAVTAIQRGAQDYLLKDDLDADDLARSLRYAVERHRQEAQLRLQNERLEEFTSVVSHDLRNPLNVAHARVNILRDEADNDHLETASRALDRMEALIEDLLTLAQQGRTIDDLSTVRLDVVAEGCRENVDTADAAVIVDTDATVRADGSRLQELLSNLLRNSIEHGGAAVTITLGDLADGFYVADDGPGISADDREQVFEMGYSTSEGGTGFGLMIVEGIAEAHGWDVRVTDSEAGGARFEITGVDVH, from the coding sequence ATGCCCGACGCAGGCACATCGATCGACGTCCTGTTGATCGAGGACAATCCCGGCGACGCCCGCCTCGTCGAGCACCATCTCAACGAATCCCACGTGGCCGACATCGTCGGCGACGTCACCCTCGAACACGAGGAGACGCTCGCCGAGGGGCTCCGGGCGATCGAAACGGGCCGACACGACATCCTGTTTCTCGATCTAGGGTTGCCCGAGAGCACCGGGCTGGCGACGCTTGGGACCGTCCAGGACGAGGACCCACGCGTTCCGATCGTCGTGCTCACCGGCCTGGACGATCGGGAGACCGCCGTCACGGCGATCCAACGCGGGGCCCAGGACTACCTGCTGAAGGACGATCTCGACGCGGACGATCTCGCCCGGTCGCTGCGCTACGCGGTCGAGCGACACCGGCAGGAAGCCCAGCTTCGCCTCCAGAACGAGCGCTTAGAGGAGTTCACCAGCGTCGTCTCCCACGATCTGCGGAACCCGCTCAACGTTGCCCACGCCCGGGTGAACATCCTGCGGGACGAGGCCGACAACGACCACCTCGAGACCGCCTCGCGGGCGCTCGATCGGATGGAGGCCCTGATCGAGGACCTCCTGACGCTGGCCCAGCAGGGCCGGACCATCGATGACCTGTCGACCGTCCGCCTCGACGTCGTCGCCGAGGGCTGCAGGGAGAACGTCGACACGGCCGACGCGGCCGTGATCGTCGACACTGACGCGACCGTCCGTGCCGACGGGAGTCGCCTGCAGGAACTCCTCAGCAACCTCCTCAGAAACTCGATCGAGCACGGCGGGGCAGCCGTGACGATCACGCTCGGCGACCTCGCCGACGGGTTCTACGTGGCGGACGACGGCCCCGGCATCTCCGCCGACGACCGCGAGCAGGTGTTCGAGATGGGGTACTCGACCTCCGAGGGTGGGACGGGATTCGGTCTCATGATCGTCGAGGGGATCGCCGAGGCCCACGGCTGGGACGTCCGCGTGACCGACAGCGAGGCCGGCGGGGCACGCTTCGAGATCACCGGCGTCGACGTGCACTGA
- a CDS encoding glycosyltransferase family 39 protein: MDRRRFRLATLTIAIAGALAVWLVSTNLFPYHSLNHDEGVYLQQAAMLLEGKLTLTPPVEGVFRPWFFVESEGFYPKYNPVPAGLFALGELLGGYRLALPTIAAGILAGVAGVVSEVFDRRTGLLAAVFVLASPLFLLDTATFLPYAPTTLLNLAFAYGYLRADRTGDWRWAAAAGAAIGLAFFARPYTAVLFAAPFVAHALWTLARDWWTAIPRQAATAALGLVGVGLTLAYNAAVTGSPLTFPYEAFAPLDGLGFGHRELLNHGVEYTPGLALQANWNVLATFVDRWIAGGIVGAALAVAGLGVAARRGLDARQATLAAVGVSVPLGNLYFWGNYNLLGDLDAAGDGLIASLGPYYHFDLLVPTAAFGAVAALATVDTLRDALGARFERRTALAALAAITLVSTLVLGGITAGGAAAPVERNADVTDTYELTYAPFEPEPPANAVVLTPTPYGPWLNHPFQALRNDPGYDGRTVYAMDGRPFAISEAFPDRDLYRFGFRGVWDPLGDSPEAARLQRVQERSGESVTLNASVGLPERVTSATVTVETDDGTAHYVPRETGDELQFRLVIGDTVRAVGLLEAGSEEQPAIDGREAVDVTVFADDGVGGFEYRLSVPVEAGGGQVRALTPRVEYCFDAQACGGAATYVPEESPDGVFVRTELRATNETQEP, from the coding sequence ATGGACCGACGCCGCTTTCGCCTCGCGACGCTCACGATCGCAATCGCCGGCGCACTCGCCGTCTGGCTCGTCTCGACGAACCTCTTTCCATACCATTCACTGAATCACGACGAGGGCGTCTACCTCCAGCAGGCCGCGATGCTGCTGGAGGGCAAACTCACCCTCACCCCGCCCGTCGAGGGCGTCTTCCGGCCGTGGTTCTTCGTCGAGAGCGAGGGGTTCTACCCGAAGTACAACCCAGTCCCCGCCGGGCTGTTCGCCCTCGGGGAACTGCTCGGGGGCTATCGGCTGGCACTGCCCACCATCGCGGCCGGGATCCTCGCGGGCGTCGCGGGTGTTGTAAGCGAAGTGTTCGACCGCCGAACTGGACTCCTTGCAGCTGTTTTCGTGCTCGCCTCGCCGCTCTTCCTCCTCGATACCGCAACCTTCCTGCCGTACGCGCCGACGACGCTGCTGAATCTGGCCTTCGCCTACGGGTACCTTCGGGCAGACCGGACCGGCGACTGGCGGTGGGCAGCGGCGGCAGGTGCGGCGATCGGCCTCGCCTTTTTCGCCCGACCGTACACCGCGGTCCTCTTCGCCGCGCCGTTCGTGGCTCACGCGCTGTGGACGCTCGCCCGGGACTGGTGGACGGCGATCCCCCGGCAGGCGGCGACCGCCGCGCTGGGGCTGGTCGGCGTCGGACTAACCCTCGCGTACAACGCCGCCGTCACCGGCTCACCCCTGACGTTCCCCTACGAGGCGTTCGCGCCGCTGGACGGCCTCGGGTTCGGACACCGCGAACTCCTCAACCACGGCGTCGAATACACGCCCGGGCTTGCACTGCAGGCCAACTGGAACGTCCTCGCGACGTTCGTCGACCGCTGGATCGCCGGCGGGATCGTCGGCGCGGCGCTCGCGGTCGCCGGACTCGGCGTGGCGGCCCGGCGAGGGCTGGACGCCAGGCAAGCCACCCTGGCAGCCGTCGGCGTCTCCGTCCCGCTCGGAAACCTCTACTTCTGGGGGAACTACAACCTGCTCGGCGACCTCGACGCGGCCGGCGACGGCCTGATCGCCTCGCTGGGTCCGTACTACCACTTCGACCTGCTGGTCCCGACGGCCGCCTTCGGGGCCGTCGCCGCCCTGGCCACCGTCGACACCCTCCGGGACGCCCTCGGGGCACGCTTCGAGCGCCGAACGGCGTTGGCAGCCCTCGCCGCGATCACCCTCGTGAGTACGCTCGTCCTCGGCGGGATCACGGCCGGTGGGGCCGCCGCACCCGTCGAGCGCAACGCCGACGTGACCGACACCTACGAACTGACCTACGCGCCGTTCGAGCCCGAACCACCGGCCAACGCCGTCGTGCTGACGCCGACGCCGTACGGCCCCTGGCTCAACCACCCCTTCCAGGCGCTGCGGAACGATCCGGGCTACGACGGCCGGACCGTCTACGCGATGGACGGTCGTCCGTTCGCGATCAGCGAGGCGTTCCCCGACCGCGATCTCTACCGGTTCGGCTTTCGGGGCGTCTGGGATCCACTCGGCGATTCGCCGGAAGCCGCCCGACTCCAGCGCGTCCAGGAGCGCTCGGGCGAATCCGTCACGCTAAACGCCAGCGTCGGCCTCCCCGAGCGCGTCACGAGCGCGACAGTCACCGTCGAGACCGACGACGGCACGGCCCACTACGTCCCGAGAGAGACTGGCGACGAGCTGCAGTTCCGGCTCGTTATCGGCGACACCGTCCGAGCGGTCGGCCTCCTCGAAGCCGGCAGCGAGGAACAGCCTGCGATCGACGGACGTGAGGCGGTCGACGTGACGGTCTTCGCTGACGACGGGGTGGGCGGGTTCGAATACCGGCTGTCGGTTCCAGTCGAAGCCGGGGGCGGGCAGGTGCGCGCGCTGACCCCCCGCGTCGAATACTGCTTCGACGCCCAGGCGTGTGGCGGCGCGGCGACGTACGTGCCCGAAGAATCGCCGGACGGCGTCTTCGTCCGGACAGAACTGCGAGCGACGAACGAGACACAGGAGCCCTGA
- a CDS encoding GMC family oxidoreductase translates to MSADRTPSDGVAVCVIGAGPAGALIAHRLAAGGHEVTVLEAGPRFDPEQRIEQMEDALRPAHGRPDIWGMGGERDAFTSSGDRHYPLNHTRVKGVGGSTLHWQGMVMRLHERDFAVASRDGVAADWPIEYDDLRPYYAAAERALGVAGASDNPFEPPREDPHPMPAFDPSHSDSIFAEACEALGITTHSVPNARNSERYDDRSACVGYGTCQPVCPSGAKYDATSHVEKAEDAGARVIDRVPVQRLEHDDAGERVTAAVYATPDGETHRQEAREFVLAAGGVETPRLLLLSESPQYPDGLANSSGVVGRYFHEHLFAGTSGVIDRETRQHHVGFNTTESHQFYDEPAAGTDRGIPAADAGADDLGPIKLEFRNYGGPSPVGVALSDGGWGDELRDRISDTYGSHLTVGALVEQTPRRENRVTLDPSRTDDHGNPVPEIHWGLDDRTRRTLRRANAIQEAILDELDAEITWQIGPENTGPAFHHMGTTRMGTDPDGSVVDARGQTHDLANCWIAGSSVFPTGGAMNPTLTIAALSLRAADHVEKRL, encoded by the coding sequence GTGAGCGCCGATCGCACGCCGAGCGACGGGGTTGCCGTCTGCGTGATCGGGGCAGGACCGGCCGGCGCGCTGATCGCCCATCGACTGGCCGCCGGTGGCCACGAAGTGACCGTTTTGGAGGCTGGCCCGCGATTCGACCCCGAGCAGCGAATCGAACAGATGGAGGACGCCCTGCGCCCGGCCCACGGCCGGCCCGATATCTGGGGGATGGGCGGGGAGCGCGACGCCTTCACGTCGAGCGGCGATCGGCACTATCCGCTGAACCACACCCGGGTGAAGGGCGTCGGCGGGTCGACGCTGCACTGGCAAGGCATGGTGATGCGGCTCCACGAACGCGACTTCGCGGTCGCGTCGCGGGACGGCGTCGCCGCCGACTGGCCGATCGAGTACGACGACCTCCGGCCGTACTACGCGGCGGCGGAGCGAGCACTCGGCGTCGCCGGCGCGAGCGACAACCCCTTCGAACCGCCACGCGAGGATCCCCATCCGATGCCGGCGTTCGACCCCTCACACAGCGACTCGATCTTCGCCGAGGCCTGTGAGGCCCTGGGAATTACCACTCACTCGGTTCCCAACGCCCGCAACTCCGAACGGTATGACGATCGATCGGCCTGCGTGGGATATGGCACCTGCCAGCCTGTCTGTCCCTCCGGCGCGAAGTACGACGCCACGAGCCACGTCGAGAAGGCTGAGGACGCGGGCGCGCGAGTGATCGACCGTGTCCCGGTCCAGCGCCTCGAACACGACGACGCGGGCGAGCGGGTCACGGCCGCGGTCTACGCCACGCCCGATGGCGAGACGCACCGCCAGGAGGCGCGGGAGTTCGTCCTCGCCGCCGGCGGCGTCGAGACGCCCCGACTCCTCCTGCTGTCGGAGTCACCGCAGTACCCCGACGGCCTGGCGAATTCGAGCGGGGTCGTGGGTCGGTACTTCCACGAGCACCTGTTTGCGGGCACGAGCGGCGTGATCGACCGGGAGACCCGCCAGCACCACGTCGGGTTCAACACCACCGAGTCCCACCAGTTCTACGACGAGCCGGCGGCCGGAACGGACCGGGGAATCCCTGCGGCTGACGCCGGCGCGGACGATCTCGGGCCGATCAAGCTCGAATTCCGCAACTACGGCGGCCCCTCACCCGTTGGAGTTGCACTGTCCGACGGCGGGTGGGGCGACGAACTTCGTGATCGGATCAGTGACACGTACGGCAGCCACCTCACGGTGGGAGCCCTGGTCGAGCAAACGCCGCGCCGGGAGAACCGCGTAACGCTCGACCCCTCGCGGACCGACGACCACGGCAATCCCGTCCCGGAGATTCACTGGGGGCTGGACGATCGCACCCGGCGGACGCTCCGGCGAGCCAACGCGATCCAGGAAGCCATTCTTGATGAACTCGACGCGGAGATCACCTGGCAGATCGGCCCCGAGAATACCGGGCCGGCGTTCCATCACATGGGCACGACGCGGATGGGAACCGATCCGGACGGGAGCGTCGTCGACGCCCGAGGGCAAACTCACGACCTCGCGAACTGCTGGATCGCAGGGTCCAGCGTCTTCCCGACCGGCGGCGCGATGAACCCGACGCTAACCATCGCCGCGCTGTCGTTGCGGGCAGCCGATCACGTCGAAAAGCGGCTGTGA
- a CDS encoding gluconate 2-dehydrogenase subunit 3 family protein, with protein sequence MSHELTRRDAIAALSAVGASLAGCVAPATDGEGTETDRPLTDHDRETLSAAAEVLYPDDVSEIEPFVARYAGGRTADRPEHAEGIADAVAYLDEYCQAWFESDFAALSPDERDEALRRMGAEKADSDPNGEDTERLRYFVINDLLLALYASPTGGELVGIENPPGHPGGLASYQRGPES encoded by the coding sequence ATGAGCCACGAACTCACCAGACGGGACGCGATCGCGGCGCTGTCGGCCGTCGGGGCGTCGCTGGCCGGCTGCGTCGCCCCCGCGACAGACGGCGAGGGCACCGAGACGGACCGACCGCTCACCGACCACGACCGCGAGACGCTTTCGGCCGCCGCCGAGGTGCTCTACCCCGACGATGTGAGCGAGATCGAGCCGTTCGTCGCACGCTACGCCGGCGGCCGGACGGCCGACCGCCCCGAACACGCCGAGGGGATCGCCGACGCCGTGGCCTACCTCGACGAGTACTGTCAGGCGTGGTTCGAGAGCGACTTCGCGGCGCTGTCGCCCGACGAGCGCGACGAGGCACTCCGGCGGATGGGGGCCGAGAAGGCCGATTCCGATCCGAATGGGGAGGACACCGAACGCCTGCGCTATTTCGTGATCAACGACCTGTTGCTCGCGCTGTACGCCTCACCGACCGGCGGCGAGTTGGTCGGGATCGAGAATCCCCCGGGTCACCCGGGCGGACTCGCGAGTTATCAGCGGGGGCCGGAGTCGTGA
- a CDS encoding PAS domain-containing sensor histidine kinase: MNSARTDDENRVVPDDLDLLLQLTEYTDDSLWMFTPDWENVIFANSTYEDIFGEPVASLEADPTSFLDAVHPDDRERVADGMEQLSAGESTDLEFRVDPAEDYGTWVWVQGKPVVDEAGEVTALAGYTRDITRRKEYQRELEHHREALEKSNESLREFAYIASHDLQEPLRMVSSYVDLLEREYGDQFDDEAEEYMEFAVNGAKRMKRMINSLLEYSRVHTQAEEFDEVDAAEVFESARQDLELLIADHSAEITVGDLPTVSADRDQLGQVFQNLVKNAVEHAEKDGTPRIDVTATDRPDAYEFAVSDNGPGIPADEQDDVFEIFRQGANAEAGNTGIGLAITRRIVQRHGGEIWIESEQGEGAAFKFTIPKGLNVAESEGVDHE, from the coding sequence ATGAACAGTGCTCGAACTGACGACGAGAACCGTGTGGTCCCGGATGATCTGGACCTTCTCTTACAGCTGACGGAGTACACGGACGACTCTCTGTGGATGTTCACCCCGGACTGGGAGAACGTCATCTTCGCCAATTCGACGTACGAGGATATTTTCGGTGAGCCGGTGGCGTCCCTCGAGGCGGACCCGACGAGCTTTCTCGACGCGGTCCATCCCGACGACCGAGAACGGGTCGCCGACGGGATGGAACAATTGTCCGCCGGCGAGTCGACCGATCTGGAGTTTCGCGTCGATCCGGCCGAGGACTACGGGACCTGGGTCTGGGTCCAGGGCAAACCGGTGGTCGACGAAGCGGGCGAAGTGACCGCTCTCGCCGGGTACACCCGCGACATCACCCGCCGGAAGGAATACCAGCGGGAACTCGAACACCACCGGGAGGCCCTGGAGAAATCTAACGAGAGCCTCCGGGAGTTTGCCTACATCGCTTCTCACGACCTTCAGGAACCACTGCGAATGGTGTCGAGCTACGTCGACCTGCTCGAACGGGAATACGGCGACCAGTTCGACGACGAGGCCGAGGAGTACATGGAATTCGCCGTCAACGGCGCAAAGCGGATGAAGCGGATGATCAACTCGCTGCTGGAGTACTCCCGCGTCCACACCCAGGCCGAGGAGTTCGACGAGGTCGACGCCGCCGAGGTGTTCGAAAGCGCCCGCCAGGACCTGGAACTGCTGATCGCCGACCACAGCGCCGAGATCACGGTCGGGGACCTGCCGACCGTCAGCGCCGACCGCGACCAGCTCGGCCAGGTCTTCCAGAACCTCGTCAAAAATGCCGTGGAGCACGCCGAGAAGGACGGAACCCCACGGATCGACGTGACGGCCACCGACCGCCCGGACGCCTACGAGTTCGCCGTCTCGGACAACGGGCCGGGGATCCCGGCCGACGAACAGGACGACGTCTTCGAGATCTTCAGGCAAGGGGCGAACGCCGAGGCCGGCAACACCGGGATCGGGCTGGCGATCACCCGCCGGATCGTGCAACGCCACGGCGGCGAGATCTGGATCGAATCCGAGCAGGGAGAAGGCGCGGCGTTCAAATTCACCATCCCCAAGGGACTGAACGTCGCCGAATCGGAGGGTGTCGACCATGAGTGA